The DNA window tctccccgattgtccctcggcttgtaaacagaaatggacaatttgggaagaggggtttacgattattaataataataattctccaTTATCGTTTACAAGCTGCCGAAGGacgattggggagaatttactgtgcaccGATGACTTTACCGGCTCAAATTAGACAACTATACCTTAAATAACAGCAACAACAGAAAGAGCAATTGTATTTATCCGCCGTAGATCACTTAAGTCGAACTTTCCGCATAATATCCCTAATCGAGGCCCCCATTTTCATTCTCAATTCTTCTTCATACTTGCGTCATCCTTCGTAATCCTGCATTTAAAGGCAGGAGGCAAAGGCGTCGGAACCTCGTGGGGCCTCTTTTTTTGTTCCTTTTGTAATAATGGCGACGTAAATCGTTTCGAAAGCTACGGTGAACAACCTCGTGGCACACGGATCCGGATTTCGCCGCGCCACAGATTTCAATAGATCGTTTCATTGAGGATAATGCTGTTCATTATCATCGAAAGCGCGTCTGCGATCAACAAAGACCCCGTGTGGGCAATTTCGTGGCCGAGACAACGGTAGCCATCGGGCGATCTTGACCACGGGCCGCGGACGCCCGCGTGACCACGTTGAATGAGCGATCTGTCGAAATTACAATACAATGGTCCAGAAGAGCCACTTGACGAATACTCGGTAAATGAGTCAGCCCTGCCAGAGTAGCCGAATAAGGCCCGTGTGAACCTCGTGTTCCGACACCGACACCACGGCGTAAACGAGATGCCTTCGGAAAATGCACAGTCAAGGCTGCAACTCGGCCACGACACGAGGTAAAAAAGGTCGCGTCTTCGAGGTGGTCATTGCACCTTGAAACCCTGAAAACCCAACTCAACTTTGCGACAACGTCTATTCTCGACGTCGTACGACAGaacaatttcaatgaaattctgTAGAAAGTTGTGATACATAGTCTACATTTCTGTAGGAATAAACTGAATTATGTACGAAACGTTTAAGCAGGTTCTTGTTTTACTGACGACGCGATCGACAGAATTTATGGCGCCTCGGATTTCCACCCCCTACGACGACGTAGCGTGATTTCTTGGAAACAGCCATTCATTaataacaaaacagtaaataaatataacctGAATTcaacattttgaacatctcgCTGGGCTCCATTTCTATCAAATCATTTTACTGCTACATATTGCACATTTTTGTGTTCAGCCGATTGATTTGCCAATGAAATTTACGGTATGCGATGAAACTTGATTTACGTAACGGAATCGTGTCCACGTTTGCGTTCGACAGCCGAAAGAGGGGGAACGAGATTTGGACGAAACATGGAGACTAAGGTATATACGTGATAATGCAATGCCTGTATACTCGCGAATTAATAAAATCGTTTTATAGTACACGGCAGATGACTATCTTACCGAAGTGTCAGATTATTCCGATTATCAAATATGGCCGCCAGatgacgaagaagaaggcgaaTGGTACGAGTACGAAGCAGAGGGGAAGGAGTTCGACGAAAGAgtcgaagaaaaggaaaaagtgAAAGAGAAATTAAAGCCGCCGGAATTGATAGACATATACGCGGACCTGTTTTCGAAATTTCGCGATATAGGGGCCGAGAGAATCGCGGCCAAGACTGAAGAAAGGAAGGAGAAACTGCGCCAGCTAATTGGTGTAATTTTAGTCTCAAATATTCTTTgaatattaactatatatatatactataactatACACATTGGACTTTCAGCTGAAGGAAGAAACCGAAGGATCCGAGGAGACCTTGATCACGCCGGAAGATGAATCCGACAAGCGTAGTGAGGAATCCTCAGAGGGCTCTCTCTACAATTGTCTCAGACATATCGAGATCAGCAACTCCCAGTTGAAACTGCGGAATCTTCACACCTCGTTTCCAGTGCCCGATGATCCTGGCATAACACCTGCGTTCTGGATCTTGCAAGAGCAAACAGACAGCTATAGCAACCACGGTGTACAATTTTTTAAAGCCCTGGTAGAGAAAGCCAAGCTTCAGCATATAAAGGTGTTGGAAAAGATGCTGCTGTCGAACAAAATCGATCTGCAGTACTATGGAATAAATCCAAGGATTGTCAGACCCCTCTGCGAGGCTTTGATGATGAACCATACGGTGGAAGTAGTCGACCTTACGGTAACATTAACATTtcatattgtaaatattgtttagATGTTATAGCCTAACATCGTTGACTCGTGCTTCAGGGAAACCGGCTATCAGAGGATGCCTGTTACCACCTCGGTGAGTTACTTCAAAACAACAACACTATCCACAATTTGGTGTTAGCAGGATGTCGAATAGGGCCGAAGGGTGCATGGAGACTGCAAGATGGAATTTCGGACAGCCAAACATTGACCCAGTTAGATCTCTCCGAGTGCAACCTTGGTGCCGAAGGCTTTGCGTACATTGAGTCAGCAGTTTGTCAGAGCGATCAGCTGAAGGAACTTGTTTTGAATGACAATCAGTTGGACGAATCTTGTGCCAATGACCTGCAACATTTGATCACAGCTTCTGATACATTGACGAAGTTGAGATTATCATGGAATTCCTTGTACAGTGCGGAAACATGGAAGAAGTTGGGCAAAGCGATAGAGGCCAACGAGGTATTGGAGGAGCTTGATTTATCATGGAACGCGTTGGGCAACGAATGTGTGAACTATCTACGATCATTATTATCTCATTCTCCATCCGTGAGGAAACTGATCATGACTGGTAACATTTTGTTTATCGAATAGAAACCTCGAACTCTTTGATTCTTTGTGCAGTAGAAGACCAGATGGGATCAATgagatttaatataataatgattctTTCCAGGAAACAGGTTTAACGAGGAGGATGCTGCAATCATCGCCAGAGGTCTGTCGAAAAATGAAACGCTGGAGGAGTTGCATATAGGTAACAATCCCTTGAAGGCAGAAGGTGCGTTCGAACTTATTCGAGCAATCACGCCTCAAGTGTCTCCGGGAAGTCAGCTGCGGGTTTTGGATCTCTCACACATCTGGGCGAAGAAAAATGCGTTACCCGAACTGCAAGCCATCGAAGAAGGTAGACCCACGCTGGAAGTTAAACTGGAAGGGATACTTAGTAATCACAAGATCGTAGGACCGGACGTGATGGCGTTAATTTTCAAGAGGGCTAACTATGAGGCAATGAAGCCAAAAAGGAAACAACAACGCAAGAACTTCGGACATTTTATCCTTTCCCTTGAGGACGGCTTTGTCTCTAGATGTACGGGAAGTTCATTTTATGAAGTTAACATGAGTCTTCTATGTCCAAATTTGGATTAGTGATATAGGAATGACTAATCTATTTTATAAACTTTCATTTACAGCACGCTTCCTACAAGTAGTAAAATCCTTCAGACTTAAGCTGTCTACAACTTTGCTAGATGCTATTACCAAAGCATTTGCTGGTCCAAAGAACACTGTAAATCTAGATCTGTTAAAGTCGATTTATATAACTCAATATCCTGACACAGAACCTCCTCCAGAAAAAcctgaaaagaagaaaaaaactcCTAAGCATACTAAATCAAAGAAGAAGGCTGAGGGTACTGAATCAAAAACGACGAAGAAGTCGAACAAAGTGAAGATGCGGAAAACAAAGAAGAAATAACAATCAATTTTAAGAAAAggaaattagattcaaatattgaGAAATATTGTGAGTTTATTAAATCTTTCTAACATTATGTAAACAGTTCAtgtaaaaaaaaaggaataatCGCATTACTTCTCTCTTCATGggacaaaaaataaataaagtgaAAAAATTATAATACTAGCAAGACTGAATTGCGTATGTTCGCAGTATTAgtctatataaaatattcttGCAGAGATATCATCCACAATCCAGTTTATTCCCTCTACCAGGTTTTCTCCAGTGACCGCTGAACACTTAAATATTTGCCAGTGGTGTGTTTTAATATTAGGCAGCTCTAAAACTTCTGCAATGTCTGATGTAGACATTGCTCCAGGTAAATCTTGCTTAtttgcaagtattagaagactTGCACCCTCCAATCTTTCCTCTTTTAAGAGTTTATACAATTCCGTTTTGCAGTCTTCCAGTCTTCTCCTATCTGCGCTGTCTATTACCCAAATAAGTCCATCTGTGGATTCGAAATAGTTTCTCCAATACGAGCGCAATGATTTCTGACCACCCACATCCCATATATTGAGTTTATATCCACGGTGGTCCAAAGTTTTAATGTTGAAACCAAGAGTTGGTGATATTGTGTCAATTGGTTCTCCATTGATCCTTTTTAACACTGTTGTTTTACCAGCATTGTCCAAACCTCTACAAAACAAATGTTTATATAGGGTTAGAAAACATTCTATTTTATCAAACACTCTTTATGAAATTATATGTGTACAAATTTTACAAAAAATATTGACGGATCTATTtgagtaatattataatattactagaAAACAATTAATTACAACAAAAGTGATAATAAATGTTCTGTTAACCTCAAAATTACTAAAAGATATTAAAAAGTAGATACGTACAACATTAAAATGCGCATTTCTTTCTCCTTCTGTTTCAATTTTTTAAGCACAGTTAATAAACCCATTATAATTACATGCACGACACCAATGATTTGAATAATTGATAAACACACAATTAGATGAGAAACACTTCTGACATGTCAAACAAAGTTAACCTATATCGGTCAACAATCTCATCTAGGGAAAAACTGCTTTCACTTATAAGagagtatttaaaaaaaataaaaacactatACCAATTTTTGTTCCTATGTAGTTTATAATTAAAAACggttaaatatgtatatttatgaaGATAGAAGTAAGTCTGTCACTTTATTAATAACATCAGGATGACATAATGCATTTACAACATCTTCCGATAATTTATGAATTGTGGCTTCTTGAGTGTCCATGCTCAATTCCGAACTGCAGCCTGATAATGGTTCTGTGCTATCTTCAAGAaatctttctctctttattcTTAAAAGTTCTTTCAATTCTGATGTTTCAAGTTCTTTTAATAGCTTCACATAGTATGGATACTCTGCTGCTAAGTCTGTTGCTGTCCATGCAGTGTGCTTAATTTTTTTATGTGATGGTTCTACATTATCTATATCTTTACATTCTTCAAGAGCAAAATTCAactgttaaataaaattttaattaaaatatagaaCTATTTTATTATGcgcaataaaatttatatattttttgttcatataTTACCAGCTTCATGCAATAAGATAAGGAATTGTGAGCCTCTTCAGATGTTTTGCAAGCATTTTTACCAATTCTGGCTACTACTAATTTCACAAGAGCTTCTTTGACTCTTGATACATTGTCTGTTGCAATTGGTATCCATATGTTGACACTAGTAGAAAATTCTAATGACTCCACATAATGCCACCAGCCTGCAGGAACAAATAAAACATCTCCTGGTTCAAGGGTTACTAATTTTGGTTTATCCTTTACTTTTAATATATTTGTTTCATCTTCTTCGGTTGGGCAAAAGAAATTGAACTTGCTATACACTGTTGATTCCTCGTATGGAATCCTTGTTGCATGAAGAGCACAAGTTGAACTTGGAGGAAATAATAACCACTGTTTTCTGAAATGATTTATCCATTGAGAAGTAATCACACAACgattaaatacataaataaaactCTAACTTGAGTACCTTCCATGAATCTGTGCTACTAAGTTGCAGCCATAAGAATCTTGATGACAATTTGTATGCGCACCTTTACTTCCTATCCAAAGAGTAGTATCGTTACCTGTCTTCTTAAAACCAAATCTTTTCCAATTCACAGATTCTATTATCTCTGGATTATCCATAAACCATTCATTCATGTATTTATAGTCAAAATAGTACCATTTCTTTTCATCTTCTTTAAATTCTATGCTTTTAACG is part of the Megalopta genalis isolate 19385.01 unplaced genomic scaffold, iyMegGena1_principal scaffold0020, whole genome shotgun sequence genome and encodes:
- the HSPBAP1 gene encoding HSPB1 associated protein 1 isoform X1, coding for MEKLSFPSEEVLKQAIAEIKEPLLFQRMLQDSTGAYTWKLLDWKLSELIGKFGDAKLPFRVGYNVRSKGPQWEVNCPVVSMTLSEFVKSIEFKEDEKKWYYFDYKYMNEWFMDNPEIIESVNWKRFGFKKTGNDTTLWIGSKGAHTNCHQDSYGCNLVAQIHGRKQWLLFPPSSTCALHATRIPYEESTVYSKFNFFCPTEEDETNILKVKDKPKLVTLEPGDVLFVPAGWWHYVESLEFSTSVNIWIPIATDNVSRVKEALVKLVVARIGKNACKTSEEAHNSLSYCMKLLNFALEECKDIDNVEPSHKKIKHTAWTATDLAAEYPYYVKLLKELETSELKELLRIKRERFLEDSTEPLSGCSSELSMDTQEATIHKLSEDVVNALCHPDVINKVTDLLLSS
- the Arl2 gene encoding ADP ribosylation factor-like 2; protein product: MGLLTVLKKLKQKEKEMRILMLGLDNAGKTTVLKRINGEPIDTISPTLGFNIKTLDHRGYKLNIWDVGGQKSLRSYWRNYFESTDGLIWVIDSADRRRLEDCKTELYKLLKEERLEGASLLILANKQDLPGAMSTSDIAEVLELPNIKTHHWQIFKCSAVTGENLVEGINWIVDDISARIFYID
- the LOC117227315 gene encoding uncharacterized protein LOC117227315 isoform X1 → METKYTADDYLTEVSDYSDYQIWPPDDEEEGEWYEYEAEGKEFDERVEEKEKVKEKLKPPELIDIYADLFSKFRDIGAERIAAKTEERKEKLRQLIGLKEETEGSEETLITPEDESDKRSEESSEGSLYNCLRHIEISNSQLKLRNLHTSFPVPDDPGITPAFWILQEQTDSYSNHGVQFFKALVEKAKLQHIKVLEKMLLSNKIDLQYYGINPRIVRPLCEALMMNHTVEVVDLTGNRLSEDACYHLGELLQNNNTIHNLVLAGCRIGPKGAWRLQDGISDSQTLTQLDLSECNLGAEGFAYIESAVCQSDQLKELVLNDNQLDESCANDLQHLITASDTLTKLRLSWNSLYSAETWKKLGKAIEANEVLEELDLSWNALGNECVNYLRSLLSHSPSVRKLIMTGNRFNEEDAAIIARGLSKNETLEELHIGNNPLKAEGAFELIRAITPQVSPGSQLRVLDLSHIWAKKNALPELQAIEEGRPTLEVKLEGILSNHKIVGPDVMALIFKRANYEAMKPKRKQQRKNFGHFILSLEDGFVSRSRFLQVVKSFRLKLSTTLLDAITKAFAGPKNTVNLDLLKSIYITQYPDTEPPPEKPEKKKKTPKHTKSKKKAEGTESKTTKKSNKVKMRKTKKK
- the LOC117227315 gene encoding uncharacterized protein LOC117227315 isoform X2, which encodes METKYTADDYLTEVSDYSDYQIWPPDDEEEGEWYEYEAEGKEFDERVEEKEKVKEKLKPPELIDIYADLFSKFRDIGAERIAAKTEERKEKLRQLIGLKEETEGSEETLITPEDESDKRSEESSEGSLYNCLRHIEISNSQLKLRNLHTSFPVPDDPGITPAFWILQEQTDSYSNHGVQFFKALVEKAKLQHIKVLEKMLLSNKIDLQYYGINPRIVRPLCEALMMNHTVEVVDLTGNRLSEDACYHLGELLQNNNTIHNLVLAGCRIGPKGAWRLQDGISDSQTLTQLDLSECNLGAEGFAYIESAVCQSDQLKELVLNDNQLDESCANDLQHLITASDTLTKLRLSWNSLYSAETWKKLGKAIEANEVLEELDLSWNALGNECVNYLRSLLSHSPSVRKLIMTGNRFNEEDAAIIARGLSKNETLEELHIGNNPLKAEGAFELIRAITPQVSPGSQLRVLDLSHIWAKKNALPELQAIEEGPDVMALIFKRANYEAMKPKRKQQRKNFGHFILSLEDGFVSRSRFLQVVKSFRLKLSTTLLDAITKAFAGPKNTVNLDLLKSIYITQYPDTEPPPEKPEKKKKTPKHTKSKKKAEGTESKTTKKSNKVKMRKTKKK
- the HSPBAP1 gene encoding HSPB1 associated protein 1 isoform X2 — translated: MTLSEFVKSIEFKEDEKKWYYFDYKYMNEWFMDNPEIIESVNWKRFGFKKTGNDTTLWIGSKGAHTNCHQDSYGCNLVAQIHGRKQWLLFPPSSTCALHATRIPYEESTVYSKFNFFCPTEEDETNILKVKDKPKLVTLEPGDVLFVPAGWWHYVESLEFSTSVNIWIPIATDNVSRVKEALVKLVVARIGKNACKTSEEAHNSLSYCMKLLNFALEECKDIDNVEPSHKKIKHTAWTATDLAAEYPYYVKLLKELETSELKELLRIKRERFLEDSTEPLSGCSSELSMDTQEATIHKLSEDVVNALCHPDVINKVTDLLLSS